The window GGATTGTAAATAGACGGCGCTTTTTAATTGCCGTTGCAATCCGTACAGCCTACTTTGCTTCACGATGAAGCGTGTGCTTTCTGCATACTTTGCAGAATTTACGCAGCTCAATACGGTCGGGATCGCTGCGTTTGTTTTTTGTAGTCGTGTAATTTCTTGCCTTGCACTCAGTGCATGCA is drawn from Armatimonadota bacterium and contains these coding sequences:
- the rpmG gene encoding 50S ribosomal protein L33, whose translation is MATDARVIITLACTECKARNYTTTKNKRSDPDRIELRKFCKVCRKHTLHREAK